In the genome of Lactuca sativa cultivar Salinas chromosome 3, Lsat_Salinas_v11, whole genome shotgun sequence, the window aggcatcattTTGTATAGTTAATTGTGTCATTTTGCAGTGTTTTGTTTGTAGTCATGTAATGTGTGTTGCCAcacatgtgtgtgtgcggccacactctgggtgtgcggccgcacacatgtgcttggCTGCACACAATTGTGCTGGTAGGAGGAGTACTATTTATAGCAACTGAGGTGTGTCAGTCTGTACTTTTTTGCCAGAAATCAGTGACGTATGTGTAtgttttcccaaggtgtacctgacatttatatgatataaatgtgtgcatgcttgattcaatttcttcttcttctcaatctAAATCTAATAgcaattaacttcattgattactaaattggatccttaattttggggacttacaatggtgcatggtccttttgggttgccttcaccaaagcaacttgattggagaaataaataaagagagagaggttattatgatttattaacatgttataagaataatatattagaggagaaatcatatttgtttaattaatattggtcaataattaattaagaattaattttgtgatcaaatgtaattaattaaactagaggggctgaattgtaattatgtgatagttgcaaaatagggcaatggttatccttgttaaaggatggacgaattcaaggataaggatatccttaaaatcgtccaaggtccaagagataggggttttcaaggcttatcttatggttgcttgatgggcaagtaactagataaggataaggactgaaaccctaatcccaaccctatataaagacccctaaggccttaggatttcagggacttgatccctagagcatctaaggacgaattcctacctctctcctctttctttataccttctccacttgcttatggtgtttgtaagccattagaggagtgacacttgtgactctaagccttccaaagtcaattcaaggaggaattaggattgttattgctacataacaatcaaggtaatatcataaacccatttatatgttaatatcgatttccatatgctagaattagggtttatagtcttggattcaaagcatgtacaatagagaaacctagatccaagcattagggtttgtatgagcacataggatgtcttatgactaaaacccatcaggtgcTGCTGTAGCATGGAAATCATCAAAGAAAACAGTTATATCTAGATCCATGATGGAATCTGAATTTATCACCTTAGATATTTGTGCTGAAGAGGCAGAGTGGCTACGTCAATTTGTAGAGGACATTCCCGAATGGCCCAAGCCAGTAACAGCCATATGTATACATTGTGATAACCAATCGAAAATTGGTAGACATAGACATAAAACGATACAACAACTAATCTCTACGAGGGTTATCACGGTTGATTGGGTGAAGTCAAAGGATAACATTGCGGATCCGCTTACAAAAGGCTTGAGTAAAGATGTAGTTTATAAGTCGTCAAGAGGAATGGGACTAAAGCCCATAAATGAATAAAtttaaacgaaggaaaccttaccCAGAAGATTGGAGATCCCAAGATCTAGGTTCAAAAGGATAACCTAACTGTATGAGTGAGGCATGTCAATGTGGGGGAGTTAACATTACTTCCTAGTCCATTCCTATATGTAGTGACAAAATTAGGCTAAACATATGGTTTTTAATGATTCTTGGAATCACCTATGTGAGAGAGAAGTGGGGTCGCTTCGAAGGGAATTAGAGGGGCACAATTCCTAAAGCTCTTGCAGAACCAGGCTAGTATTCATGACCAAAACGAACACGTCTATGAGGATATGACCTTGTCATGGAGAATCCTATGAGATTTACATTGTCTTCTACATAAATGGCAATTTAGTTCAAAGACATCGAGATCTACTAACTGCTAGGAGATTAAGTGTAACTTCTTAAGGGAGGGTTCAAAGGATAATACCTACCTATCCTATGCAGGATTCAActgttgaaaattttgtttggaaattgGATGTGCAGAGATCGATCTCCATTCATGTGGGGGATTTTTggaaaatttagtataaatatttatatttttactaactttggacatatataaatatatacatatgttgtatatataacTAACTCTAAGTGAGTTTGTGTTCTCCTCCACGAGGAATTCGAAACGATATATTATATGTCTAAAATAAAGTATATGTGAATGAGATATCGATACTCAAATATGGGTATTTGAgaataaatttaacaaaaagagAGGAATGTGGGAATGATTCCCACATTGGTAGAAAGACCAAACCAAATAAGATTTATAAGCTTGAATGCGTGAAAGGCTTACAAGCTTGTGTCTATGGTAATGCTACAATTCCTACCCGCGCACAGGGGGGGTGCAAATCTTGGATTTCATAGACCAAAAACACCGAATTCGTGCATGGGCGCGACCTGCAGACACGAATGTAGCTTCAAAAACTCGAGCGCGCGCTACCCTCATTTTTGCTAAACTCGACAGTTTTGGTCCCTATTATTGAATTTTGTAACGGATGCATTAATTGTGTAATTAATGAAATTTATTGACATTAAACGCtcaatcaattagtgatttgtttGATTCAACTATAAAAGAAGACCTTGCCGTCTCATTCAAACATACGAATGAAAatactcttcttcttcctccttctTTGTACTCCTGCTTCCAGCGATTCTTTCAGGCAAGTGGTAATATCCGGCAGTACACAATACTGCTAAGGTTGTTGTACCCTGGGAACAGACGGCGAATCTGTTTAAGGGAATCGAGTCCAACTCGAGCCTCAGCCACATCTTTTGCTACTAATTTTTTCTTTATAGGAACCTTTCAAAGAGGAAAACGAAGACATTACACTAACAATTTGCAGGTCCTGTTACTTTTCCAGGAACTAAAATCTTTAGAAGGGAGTTATGAACTGTCTTGTAAGAGCTTCAGGTATATCAggttataatttttatttattttaatttgctATTACCATTTTTCCCCTTGGTTTTGCTTTGGTTTCTTGTTGATGCATTTACGAAGTACCATGCCTCTATCGTTTGCTGCTTGATAGTATACTAATTTTGATGTGCGGTTTGTTCTAtgtttgaccattttaccccttggttTTTCTTTGGGAATTTTCTTGCTGGTTCACCGGGAGTGGGTTTCATGCCATATATTATTTATGTTGAATTTGGAGAGGTGGATTCATGATTCTTTTTATGTTTCTTTAGTGTGGTTTGTTTATTTTTACCTTTCTTAATATTGCATACAATTAGTTTCCTCTTTCTAATCTATTGGTGTCAAACACCTCCAAAATTCATTCCATAAGCTTATATGCAGTGGCTCTAAGACATTCAAACGAAAGTTATTCTAGGTGTGGCTTCTAATTTTAAGATATATATTTGAAATATTCTTACATTTTGGCGGGGTGGTAGTGATTGGTGGTGTGTGTGTGGTGATGGGTGatggtgggtgggtgggtggttGCAAATGGTGGTGATAGGGACGGGTGATGGTTTTGGTAGGTGGTGGAGGTAGGTGGTGGTGGCGAGTGATGCTGGttgggtggtgatgatggtggtggcgggtggttgttggtggtggtgatgggtgggtggtgggtggtggtggtggcgggtggtagtAGGTGGTggatagtgatgggtggtgggtggtggttggtggtgatgggtagagatcggtggtggtgatgggtagagatcggtggtggtggcgggtggtggttggtggtggtggtggtgggtaatgGTTGTGGTGGGGGTGGTGGTGAGTGGTGATGGGTGGTTGGTAGTGACgtatggtggtggcgggtggttaGTGTTggaggtggtagtggtggtgggtggatagtgatgggtggtgggtggtggttgggtagtggttggtggtggtagttagtgatgggtggtggtagtgggtggtggttgggtggtgggtggtagtgatgggtggtaggtaggggttgtgggtggtggtggcaggcggtggaggtgggtggtggtaggaggtggtgatgatggtggcgggtgggtgggtgggtagtgatgggtggtgggtggtggttggtagTGGTGGTTAGTGATGGGTGGTAGTGGCGGGTGgaggttggtggtggtgggtagtggcgggtggtggtgatgggtggtaggtagGGGTTGTGGGTGTTGGTGGCAGGCGATGAAggtgggtggtggttgggtggtgatggtggtggcgggtggtggtggtgggttgtgggtagtgatgggtggtgggtggtagtTAGTGGTGGTGACGtcgggtggtggtggcgggtggtgttGGTTGGGTGGTGAGTGGTGTTAGTTAGTTggttttttaattgtttgtaaatattttttgatatatatatatatatatatatatatatatatatatatatatatatatatatatatatatatatatatatatatatatatatatatattctgaatgAATTCTTACCGGGAATTATATCACTTGTGTTGTGAAATGATACGCTTTGATAGCGAATTATGACAATAAATAGATGTAAAATGTATGTGTATATTTGGTCGGTCCGCAGAAGATGCTATATACAACCAGAAGATCATATAACATTTTTTACGGACCGGttaaatatatacatatttttttacCCGAGTCATCAAAGcccttatatgtttatttttttaaactctcattgttttttttcttttgttatttTTTAGTATAActtagttttgtttttttttattttataatttttagaaTTTTCTCGGATTGTGACATTAGCATCCAAGAAAAGTAACAAATATGTTATCTCTAAGACATGGTAAATATACaaataaataagtaaacaaaTTGTTACATGTTTTTGGAAACAATAGATTTGATCATGATTTGTTATAAAAACCGACTGGTTTGTAATAAGGTGACGTTTATCGGTTGATAATCTTTCCTTGAAGAAACTATTAAAAGATAAAGAATCTTTTTCaggtataaaatattattttttggaACATTAAGTTATTTCTCTAACCTTTTACAAGGGATGACTTACattctttttttattaaaaataattttttagatGACATAAAGTGCacatataatcttttgtatgctGGACTCGATAAGTTTAGTCTAGCTTGATACTTAATAGGctcgttttattaaaaaaaaaaaaaagtccagAGGCTTTTTTAGACTTCCTTAATAGCTCAAACTCAAGCTTATTTAGGCTTGGGCTCAACTTGAATCATTTATAAAACATGTACATGGGACTTGCTTCAGATTCCATTATAATCAAAAAGCCCAACCCATTGTAAAATAAAAATGGACAATACTCATAATTATACACTCACAATATGattcaaaacaaaatataaaatgaGCTACAACACCATACATGATATGCAAGATTTCTTGTAACAAAAACCGAAACAAGTTGAAATCAAATCGGTTAGTTTAGTTtactgcccaatcacccgcttaGCACCATCCAAAGTGTTTTTAAGCAGCATGGCCACAGTCATGGGCCCCACACCCCCTGGAACAGGCGTAACCCATCCCGCAACTTTACatgcttggtcaaagtcaacatcaccCACAAGCCTATATCCTGATTTTCTGCTAGCATCATCCACCGCATTCGTCCCCACATCAATAACCGCAGCACCACTTTTTATCCAACTACCCTTTATCTAACAATAAAAAACAATTCAACAAAGCAAAGTGTAAACTAACCAACCTATAAcccaaataaataaaatcattatAAGTAATgaatgaagtataagtgtataaGTATGGTTATGGTTACCATCATGGGTTGTCCTGCTGCAGCAATAACAATATCCGCCTCACGGATCATACTTTCTGGATCCTCTGTACGCGAATGAACAACAGTAACTGTTGCATCTTCCTTCAACAGAAGAAGTGAAACTGGTAacccaacaatgttgcttctacCAACAACAACTGCACGTTTTCCCTTTATGCTAATTCCACTGCGTTTCAGAAGCTCTATACAACCCTGTTTCAGaaacaaattttcatttgtttattttgtGTATTATATTTATATCATATCCTAAatggtaaaaaaataaaatatgttaTTGATTGGCTTGCCTTTGGGGTGCAAGGAAGAAAAAGGGGATCTCTTCCTTTCATAGCAAGTTTCCCAATGTTGAGAGGGTGAAACCCATCCACATCCTTGTCAATGCTGATTTCTGTTAACACTTTTtcttcatttatgtgttttggcAAAGGAAGCTGAACCAATATGCCTGGATGCATCATCATAAGTCATAAGTCATAAGTCATAACAAACAATTTGATTTCATTTCAAGGTGCTTGCTTATAAGTTATAAGAGATGCATGTAATTTGGTTTGCTGACCATGTACGTTTGGATCTGCATTTAACTCGTGGACCTTTGCGATTAATTCAGCTTCAGGTACTTGTTCTGGAAGGTCTATGTCAATAGACTTGATTCCAACCTCACAACATGCTTTTCTTTTCATGCTTACATAACTTTGAGAGTCTTTTCTATGCCCCACAATCACCACAGCAAGTCCTGGTGCCTGAAATAAATCATTCTTATCTAACATAATGTTGTATTGCCTATATGCAGTGAAAGGAAATGATGATTCTTTACCTTGCCATATTTCTCAATCAAGGTACTGACTTCAGAGGCGATTTCAGAACGAATTGTTTGTGCGATTGCTTTTCCATCAATGATGGTGGCCTTATGATCTACGTGCAATGCCATAGCTACAACAACTGAGATATCAAGATTCCACCAATCCTGTTACATATTCGATTCATTTTAAAAAATCACATCGGAACAACCATTTAAAGCAAAATGTAGAAGCATCATGTGATGAATCGGGATAAGATTAAACTCATTAGCAAACACACCCAATTAGATTAAGGTGCATAGGTTTTTCCACCAAGAGGGATAACAGAGTCTGATTGAGCTACTTAAAGCAGTAAGTTTCAAATCGGAAAATAAGAGGATtgtgtgatggaggatgaatatAAGTTAGATCTATAGCAAACAGAAACACACGACCAAGTAAATGAACGAATCGCATAGGAGTAAAACAGAAAATCTTCAATCAATTCGTGAAATTCAAACTTAGATTTCTTGTAGACGGTATAATCAAGCAAACTTCATCTGAAGTATCATATAGTAATTAtataaacagtaacaaaaatttaTCTTAAATTCGAAAAGAAAACAAACAGGAGTGAAAAAAGCATACCGAGTAAGCACTAAATAGAACAAATCCAGAGCTTTTTACTACCTGCTAGTTAGAGATTTGATCGTAGAAGCTTTGAGGAGTTATTTTGATCCGATAATAGAGAGAGATTGTGGTTTAGTGATAATACTGATATGGAATATGTACGCTCGCTCTTTTTTGTCTATTGGCGGCGGAATCCCGGCGGTGGAGTACTCGGCTCGGCGTTAGTAGAAAATACATAATTTTAATTCAGACTTGGCTAATAACATAAAAACTACTTTTTTTTTAACCTCAAGTCTCAATTTTAATTTCTgctaaaaaatcatatatttttagaTAAAAGTTTAATAGTGATTATTGTGACCTGTAAATACCGGTTAAATAGATATGCCCTAGCTTtttttctaaaaattgtttattttttcaaaaatcaaTATCGACCACAATATGCTACTTTCTGCTGTTTTTTTAgggatttttttatttaaaaaaaaaatatcaaagtttataaggttcaaatgagaacaaaaaaaaattaaaaaccgtaTGAACTAGTTATTTTGGTATattctttcaaacttattttgcaacaaaacttTCCAAACTCTCTCAAACTCTTCAACAAcactttcatctttgggaaatggatttaataaggtaattaacttttcggtttgttcacatctgggtaactatcttttttttgtatacatctaggtaacaaactttttgtaagtgttcacatatgaccattatgaccggctGTAGCAGGTTATATCCGGTCATAActagtcataatggtcatatgtgaacacttctaaaaagttcgttacctagatgtgtacaaaaaaagatagttacccagatcTGAACAAACTGAAAAGGTAACAGTAAAATACGTgaatggtccctgtagtttgggtaatttgtgcgtttggtccataacttattttttaacttagATGATCCTtactatttatttttattgtgtATTTGGTCCCTGTGCTACCTCAAAAGATTATTGTGGGACCcaatttaaatttctcaaatgtggtttcagATTTAGTGTGAGGAGATGCAGATATatggggtctattaatttttttttaatatataaaaaataaatacataaataagaaaaaaaaaagggcacaatagtcttttgagGTAGGACAGAGACCAAAtgcacaacaaaaataaatagtagggatcatctaagttaaaaaaataagttatggaccaaacgcacaaattacccaAACTACAGAGATCATTCGTGTATTTACTGTTACcttttcggtttgttcacatctggataactatctttttttgtacacatctaggtaacgaactttttgaaaatgttcacatatgaccattatgactggTTATGACCGGATATAACCTGCTACagccggtcataatggtcatatgtgaacacttccaaaaagttcgttacctagatatgtacaaaaaaaagatagttacctagATATGAACAAActaaaaagttaattaccttgttaagtctatttcCCTTCATCTTTTATTATATTAGTTTTACACACTACACAAACTCTATCTTCTCTCtcatctcaaacttgaagaacacATAAACATTGCCACCAGTTGCCACCAGCCACCACCCCCCTGTTGTCGCCGCCTCTGACCACCGACGAACCACCGCCATCAGATCCACAAGCTCCGGTTGGCTCCAAATCTACAATTTCAGCTTCAGATCTACAATTTTTAGCTtcagatctacaactttcagCTTCATATCTACGATTTTCATTTTCAGATCTACGACTTTCATCTTCAGATCTACGATTTTCATGTTCAAATTTACGACTTTCTTCTTCAAAACTACAATTTTTGTCTTCGGATCTTCCATTTTCTCCTCCAAATTTATGAGCTCTGGCGAACGCTGATAACCACCACCTTCATCAATCACTGTCTTCGCCAACAGAAACACGTATCTGACAAGATCTGATGAAAATACGTCCATATCCATCGTTGATCGCCATCTGGTCTAAGATCTGGAGTCATGAAATTGTTCAGCTTCACTTTCCCTCGCTAAAACGCAAAACATCTTAGTTCTGGTGCGATTTGGTCAAAGCTGATACCACCATCATCACTGTcaacttcgtttccaccatcgcTACCACTACTGATGTCACACCACAACCTTCTATTGTCGACATCATGTTCAGATCTAGTCAGATCTGGTGTATATGGTTCAATTTTTCTAGATCTGGTTTATGTTGTGCTATTTCATGCATATATCTGAAACTATAATAATGGTACCGGTAGCTGATGGTGATTCCACCATCTTAGATACGTTCCAACATCGTTACCTTCTCCATCTCTTTCTCTCTGACCTCCAGTGAAACACATCAGGTATgtcgatttttatttttattttttccttttGTAAAACTATGAATTTAATGTTTTGGTATCTCatttattgtttatttatgttaatCATAGTCTTTTATGTTGTTAAGTTGTGGATTTatgctttttttttcttatttgttataaCATAAGCATCAAATTGTTATTCATAGTTTATGTTTGATGGTTGTTATACTGTGAATTAAAACTTAAAAGATGTATTAATGTTATCTCGAATAATGTGAATTTATTTTTTGAAGCTGTGAATTATGATTTTTAATGTTTCAACTACTGTTCAGTTATGTTAAAGTTCGTTTTAACTGTGAATGAGTGAATTGATATGGTTTTAAGTAGTGAATACTATGAaagaaagtcctaaactatttttttgtttgtttttcctGTTAAAGTGTGAACTTGATGTATTAATCTCTCATTTGTCATATGATTTTGTTAATCTTAGTTTTAAGtcttattaaactgtgaatgtataaatttttttgaattaaactttgaatttattatactagtctgtgaattttgtatattaaattgtgtattaattgtaacaagtgttttaagttgataatatggatgtgaatactactttttgtgtattaaaatgtgaatttagtgTACTAAActttgatttttgtgttttaaactgtgaattgattacattaagctttgaattttttttttgaactacGAATTGACTGCATAAAGCTGTGAATTTTCTGTTTGAACTGTAAATTGACTAGATTAAGCTGTGAATTATCCGTATGAAAGTATGAAGTTATttgtattaagctatgaattttgTGTATAAACTTTGAATTGACTACATAAAGAGTGTTAAGTTGAAAATATGGTTGTGGATGAATACTTTTTTGTATTAAACTTTGAACTTTGTGTACTAaactgtgatttttgtgctttaaaaTATGAACTGACTGTATTAAACtgttaattttctttttatactATGAATTGACTATTGTGAATTTtttgtattaaattatgaattgattgtattaagctgtgaatgaGTTGACATTAAGCTGtgactattttataatttttttggttGCTTTTGAATAATGTAAAttttattcacaacttaatatattaaattcacaatttaaaatatgaatgatgtatgtatattttttttgttaattttcttctgaatatatttatttttgtgttgTATAAGTATTTAAGaatatattagttttaataatagttttgcattaaattaaaaatgagttAAATAAATAGTTTTATTAGACTGTGAATGTACTATTTAAGTTATTAATGCATGACTTTATTTACAGATCTCATTTAGAAGAAAATGATGGTTGTGATGCTGGTACAGGTGGTTGGTGGTAGCGTATGGTAGTGGTATTAGTAGAGTTTGAATTTTTGATTTCTTTGAGTTTGTGAATTATTGTAAAATgatttgtattaagttgtgaattttgtgaatTAAACTATAAATTGACTGTATAAACTTGTAATTTATATAAGTTTTGTGTTCAAATATGAGAGCATATAAGAATGAAAATATTATACCACAAAATTACAATTTTGCCTTTTTTGTatcaaaaagagaaaaaaaattcacGTGTTTAATAAGAATATCATGTAAATATTTACTAACTAATGgggagttcttagagttcttaatcttttgtggttctcatttgaatcACTCCTCTTTCATTATTTACAAACATACATCAATATATATCGATGCAAACCCATAAGATTACGGTGTTCGTTGACAAACCATTAGGTTTCAGTTTCTatgatttaattaaaa includes:
- the LOC111904361 gene encoding bifunctional protein FolD 2, translating into MALHVDHKATIIDGKAIAQTIRSEIASEVSTLIEKYGKAPGLAVVIVGHRKDSQSYVSMKRKACCEVGIKSIDIDLPEQVPEAELIAKVHELNADPNVHGILVQLPLPKHINEEKVLTEISIDKDVDGFHPLNIGKLAMKGRDPLFLPCTPKGCIELLKRSGISIKGKRAVVVGRSNIVGLPVSLLLLKEDATVTVVHSRTEDPESMIREADIVIAAAGQPMMIKGSWIKSGAAVIDVGTNAVDDASRKSGYRLVGDVDFDQACKVAGWVTPVPGGVGPMTVAMLLKNTLDGAKRVIGQ